A genomic segment from Alteribacillus bidgolensis encodes:
- a CDS encoding ATP-binding protein, with translation MRKLIQNVNGVPILVVTTDDEGYLLDIYGDQTIKGMVDKLGITVGASFNEKDAGTNAVSLALKHGEPVEVIGDDHFHYCLSETACYSAPFSYAEDGMLAGTISIMSTIEHASPFHLGMLISVVDTIEREIQLQQKNHKLDLLNQFIISSTPLGVVMTEKDGSFLEFNAGAEEITGVHKDQILAGETERIKEVFEYITYVLESGSKVENVEITFPVNQSNRQKLCLLDVFPLYDEDQMIGTFAQFRDLTSYHELQQQVIQSEKLSAIGKLGTGLAHEIRNPLTSIIGLTQLLKENNNQNKYLEVITAELERMKSLVNQFVSLGKPVKVNRENCDVCELVHNTVELMTSDARLHNCKIYFESCVSYCNLKIDESQMKQVLINFIKNAFEAMPDGGRIDIKLYSNPEQNKFHIDISDEGEGMTQEEIEHIGTPFFTTKQSGLGMGLPVCFDIIKSHQGKIEIDSKKGYGTTIQVILPINHLKEIDVLEKSF, from the coding sequence ATGAGAAAGCTTATCCAAAATGTAAATGGGGTTCCTATATTAGTGGTTACCACGGATGATGAAGGGTATTTATTGGATATTTATGGTGATCAAACGATAAAAGGAATGGTAGATAAATTAGGTATTACTGTCGGTGCAAGTTTTAATGAGAAAGATGCAGGTACAAATGCAGTATCACTGGCCTTAAAACATGGTGAACCGGTAGAAGTGATAGGAGATGATCATTTTCATTACTGCTTATCAGAAACAGCTTGCTATTCCGCTCCATTTTCTTATGCTGAGGATGGGATGCTTGCAGGTACCATTTCTATTATGTCGACAATCGAGCATGCAAGTCCATTTCACCTTGGAATGCTTATATCTGTCGTAGATACCATTGAAAGAGAAATTCAATTACAGCAAAAAAATCACAAGCTTGATTTATTAAATCAGTTTATCATTAGTTCTACTCCTTTAGGGGTAGTCATGACGGAGAAAGATGGCAGCTTTTTAGAATTTAATGCAGGAGCAGAAGAAATCACAGGAGTTCATAAAGATCAAATATTAGCAGGAGAGACAGAGCGGATTAAAGAAGTTTTTGAATATATCACCTACGTGCTTGAATCAGGCAGCAAAGTGGAAAATGTAGAGATCACTTTTCCTGTAAACCAATCAAACCGACAAAAGTTATGTCTTCTAGATGTTTTCCCACTTTATGACGAAGACCAAATGATAGGTACGTTTGCTCAGTTTCGAGATTTAACATCGTATCACGAATTGCAGCAGCAAGTGATTCAATCAGAAAAATTATCAGCTATAGGGAAATTAGGTACGGGATTAGCTCATGAAATAAGAAATCCGCTCACTTCTATTATCGGTCTTACACAGCTTCTTAAAGAAAATAACAATCAAAATAAATATCTCGAAGTTATCACAGCCGAATTAGAAAGAATGAAAAGCTTAGTGAACCAATTTGTTTCATTAGGAAAACCTGTCAAAGTAAATCGGGAAAATTGTGATGTGTGTGAACTGGTTCATAACACCGTTGAATTGATGACAAGCGATGCACGTCTTCATAACTGTAAAATTTATTTTGAATCTTGTGTTTCTTATTGCAACCTAAAAATAGATGAATCCCAAATGAAGCAAGTACTTATTAATTTTATTAAAAATGCCTTTGAAGCAATGCCGGATGGCGGGAGAATAGACATTAAACTGTATTCTAACCCTGAACAAAATAAATTTCATATCGATATCTCGGATGAAGGAGAAGGGATGACGCAAGAGGAAATTGAACACATAGGAACACCATTTTTTACTACAAAACAAAGTGGACTTGGTATGGGGCTGCCAGTCTGTTTTGATATTATCAAATCCCACCAAGGTAAAATTGAAATAGATTCTAAAAAAGGTTACGGAACCACTATTCAAGTGATTCTTCCCATTAACCATTTAAAAGAGATAGATGTATTGGAGAAAAGTTTCTAG
- a CDS encoding DUF2512 family protein, which produces MKIPMVAVVLLIIFSGISTYSIWNTIILSLLVIAVSYIAGDLFILKMTNNTIATLSDFGVVLLMVWLAAIPVFGAGVPFGLAFISAVIIASGEWGFHKYMNRVVLPDMYNPYPS; this is translated from the coding sequence ATAAAAATTCCTATGGTTGCCGTTGTTCTTCTAATCATATTCAGCGGAATCAGCACTTACTCTATTTGGAACACTATCATTCTATCTTTATTAGTCATTGCAGTGTCTTATATAGCAGGTGATCTTTTCATTTTAAAAATGACCAACAATACCATTGCTACACTGAGCGATTTTGGAGTTGTTCTGTTAATGGTTTGGCTGGCAGCCATTCCTGTATTTGGAGCCGGCGTGCCTTTTGGATTAGCGTTCATTTCTGCTGTCATAATAGCATCCGGGGAATGGGGCTTTCACAAGTATATGAACCGCGTCGTGTTACCGGACATGTACAACCCGTATCCGTCATAA
- a CDS encoding 5'-deoxyadenosine deaminase, with protein sequence MDRILIQNAEIITMNEECDIVYGDLLIEGNKISKIGKNLSDHFTAETEIIHADGKTVLPGFVQTHIHLCQTLFRGQADDMELLDWLKKKLWPLEAAHDKESLYYSAMLGLGELIQGGTTTIMDMETVNHTDSAFEAMAQSGIRALSGKVMMDLGDDLPPALLEKTEDSISQSVDLLKKWHGHDNGRIQYVFCPRFVVSCTEELLKQVRDLSQKYNVFVHTHASENREEVRIVEERHGMRNVEYLDHIGLANERLVLAHCIWLNEREKQIINDRKVKMTHCPGSNLKLASGIADVYELSQNGSSISLGADGAPCNNNLNMFNEMRLAALLPKPYHGSTSMPAGEVLKMATIGGAKAVGLEEEIGSIEEGKKADLFLLNLRDFHSFPSETVDPISRVVYSASSHDVETTIIDGRVVMKDRQLKTINKENTLLQSNVSIKRLVSQLSRTV encoded by the coding sequence ATGGACCGAATTCTTATCCAAAATGCCGAAATAATAACGATGAATGAAGAATGTGACATCGTATATGGAGATTTACTTATAGAAGGAAATAAAATTTCAAAAATAGGAAAGAACTTATCGGATCACTTTACTGCCGAAACAGAAATTATTCATGCAGATGGGAAAACCGTTTTGCCTGGATTTGTGCAAACCCACATTCATTTGTGTCAAACCTTATTTCGAGGTCAGGCCGATGACATGGAACTGCTGGATTGGTTAAAAAAGAAACTGTGGCCGCTAGAAGCTGCTCATGATAAAGAATCTCTCTATTATTCAGCTATGCTGGGACTTGGAGAATTAATTCAAGGTGGAACGACAACGATTATGGATATGGAAACGGTAAATCATACAGATTCTGCCTTTGAAGCGATGGCTCAATCGGGAATAAGGGCTTTATCAGGAAAAGTAATGATGGACCTCGGAGATGATCTTCCGCCTGCCCTATTAGAAAAAACAGAGGATTCGATCTCTCAAAGTGTCGACCTTTTGAAAAAATGGCATGGGCATGATAATGGCCGTATTCAATATGTGTTCTGTCCCCGTTTTGTCGTTTCATGTACAGAAGAATTGTTAAAGCAAGTCCGTGACTTATCACAGAAATATAATGTGTTCGTTCACACACATGCTTCAGAAAACCGTGAAGAGGTTAGGATTGTGGAAGAACGGCATGGAATGAGAAACGTCGAGTATTTGGACCATATCGGATTGGCTAATGAACGTTTGGTACTTGCACATTGTATTTGGCTGAATGAAAGAGAAAAACAAATAATAAATGACCGTAAAGTGAAGATGACCCATTGTCCTGGCTCTAACTTAAAGCTGGCCTCTGGAATTGCAGACGTCTATGAATTATCGCAAAACGGTTCATCTATTAGTCTGGGGGCAGACGGTGCGCCTTGCAACAATAACTTAAACATGTTTAATGAAATGCGCCTTGCTGCATTACTCCCTAAACCGTATCACGGCTCCACTTCTATGCCAGCTGGGGAAGTCTTAAAAATGGCTACAATCGGAGGGGCAAAAGCAGTAGGTTTAGAAGAAGAAATCGGCAGTATTGAAGAAGGGAAGAAAGCTGATCTATTTCTACTTAATTTAAGAGATTTTCATAGTTTTCCATCAGAAACGGTAGACCCGATTTCAAGAGTTGTATACTCTGCTTCTTCTCACGATGTGGAAACCACAATCATTGATGGCCGCGTGGTGATGAAAGAT